TGCTTACCAACTGACTAGtttgttctttctttgatttCTAGCCAATAAATTATGAGtgatatttatattattattcatatTTCTACTACCTGTGATGACTCGCCGACATTTGTCACTAAGGATTCTTCCGagttaattgaatttgctTGGGAAACAGTCGATAGTGTCACTTTGGAAACTTTATACAAAGGATCAAACTTGGTTCGTCCAACCAACACACCTATCACACCTTACTGCTCGAAGATTCATAGAATAACATGGGACAATGTCAAAAATGCTGGGTCGTTCAAAGACGCCATCACAAACTTTGATCAATACGTACAAGAACACATAATTTCCAAGAAAAAGGAGTTTTCAATTGTGATGTTTGACATTTCCAAATTGAGAGTTCAGTTGGTTCGTGAAGCTAGAGACAAATCCGTGGTTTTACCCTCGTATCTACAACATCCAAGGATTTTTGATTTACCAAGAGAATATTTAAATTGGCAATCTAGCCACCCTGAAACATTATCATACCCCCCAACTTCTTTAACTAATATTATTACTGCATTAGAAGTTGAGGTTGAGAATATATCTGAATATGTCGACTTGCCAAACTTTTCTTCCacaccatcaccatcaaaAGCTTCAGCAACAACGACGACGACAACTGCAAATGTCACAGCCATTGACGTCCTTTCCAGTGAAACAGAACCAAATGGTAAAGTCATTGCAAATTTGCACGCCAAAATTGCCaaacaattgatcaaaaaatCCATCCCTGTTGAGAATCACCCTAATGTATTTACAAGACCTTTTGATTCGGCTCAAGATATCACTGCTTTTACATCAGAAAGATCAAAAGTACTCTATCTTTCCAACTTGCCAAACGACACCACACAATCAGAGTTGGAATCATGGTTCACTCAGTATGGTGGAAGACCAGGTGGGTTTTGGACTTTTAAGTCTGCAGatgataacaataataataacaacaacaatagcaaTGGCGGGAAAGGATATCAGAATGCGAGAAAATATGGTATTTCAGGGTTTGTGGCCTTTAATACTCATGAGGAAGCAGTTGATTGTTTAGCTTTGAATGGGAGAGTGTTGAATGATCGTCCTATTGAAGTTCAAGCGTCTTCTAGTAAAGTGTTTGATATGGCCATGgataaattgttgttgactcTGTTCCCACTCTCAAAGAATAGACCTAGACCCGGGGATTGGACTTGTTTATCTTGTgggttttcaaatttccaGAGAAGAACACACTGTTTCAGGTGCTCTTTTGCGGCAGTGGCGTTTCAGGATGTTTTTAACAGTAATACAGGCAATGCCAACGGTAATGGCAATGTTAGCggcaaccacaaccacaaccacaataGTGGAGCTCGCCGTGGCATGAATTTACAGCCTGCTCAAGCTAATGAGAAAATTGGAACAGGCAATATTAGTATTCCTTCTTACAACGATCCAATCAAGGGTCCAACAGGTAATGTCACTAATCACCTCAACAATTCTGAGACCAATTTACTGAACAACACTAAtcttaacaacaacaatcatcATAGTAATAATTATCACAATAACTACCatcaccacaacaacaataataacaatcaTGGGAATAGCAATGGTAACACCATACATGGTCGTTCCCATTATAACAATAGTGTTCCATTTAGAGCAGGTGACTGGAAATGTGAAAATTGCATGTATCACAATTTCGCCAAAAATTTGTGTTGTTTAAAATGTGGTGTCGCCAAACCTGCTATtaacaatcaacaaaataatacaattcATTCGGTGAATTCAACGGCCGCTGCCATAGCTGCAGCAACAGCCAGTGGTCAACCTTTAAACTTGAATAATAATGCATTTTTGAACcttcagcaacaacagtCTCAGTCACAACCCCAAGGTCAGCACCATTACAACCAACATTCTCGTAACAACAATGCTTCTGGGGCATCAAAGTTCAACAATGGCTACAACCCAAAGAATCAGTAttacaataataatagcaAGAATCTTAGCAACAATTTTGGTCTTAATGGTATGCATCAgcaaaaccaaaatcaaattttgatgTATTCACAACaattgcaacaacaacagcaacagcaacaacatgATTTAAATGGAAGTAGCTCTTCCCATCAACTGAaacttcaattgaataatactGAAGGATTATACAGAACAAGCGGACAACCAAACTTAGGATATCCTAGTATCAATCATGAAGTATCCGGTCCTGCTACTTTAAGAGATGTTTCAAACAACTCGCCTGCATTGAATAGCTCATCACTTAACTCATTAGCCAATCATAtgaattcattaaatttaaatcaataggCAATTGCGTTTCAATGTTCAGCttctcattttttttttttccaatttgttttattaaGTTACTACATTGTGTTTTCAAAATCGTTTAATGcgttttaatatttttaatactTTTAATATTcggcttttttttttatatgtttttcgttttccaatattttttttttattgtatcGATTTAGTTTGTGCTTTATCTGGGTTCGGTTTCAGGAATTGAGATAGAAGGTGGGGACTTGTGTTTGATGTTTTAAGCTTTTACGTGtgttaatttatttttttattccGGGGGTTTTGTTCACTAGtactattattaatatcGTAACTACAActattttagtttttttttattataaaaGGATTTGAAAGAGGTACTTAAATATTTCATGTTTATAGTGGTgtaattatataatttgtgtgtcttttgaatttgttttgatcGTATTTGCAATCATCTGAATTTGGTAGCGACGAAAATGGTTAGAAAAGACACGTCAATATTTctcatctttttttgattgattgtttttggTTGGAATTTTTCACTCTATGAAGAATTAGCGAGAGAAGGAGGGAGGAGGGAGGGAGGAAGGAAGGACAcggtgaaaaaaaaaaaatataaccCAAATACAAACCAATTGCttaatatatatagaaCGAACACCACTACCctaacaataacaacccTTTATTGAACCATGACCCAAAACAAGTATTCAGTTATATTGCCAACATATAACGAAAAGAGAAATTTACCAATTTTAATCTACTTGTTGAACAAGACATTTACTGCCAACAAATTGGATTGGGAAGTAATTATTGTTGACGATAATTCACCAGATGGAACTCAAGAAATTgccaaaaaattaattgatatatttGGACCAGAACACATTCAATTAAGACCAAGAGCTGGTAAATTAGGTTTGGGTACTGCCTATGTCCATGGATTACAATTTGTTACTGGTAATTTCGTAATAATCATGGATGCTGATTTCAGTCATCATCCAGAAGCCATACCTGAATTCATTGCCAAACAAAAATCACAAGATTATGACATTGTCACCGGTACCAGATATGctggtgatggtggtgtCTTTGGATGGGatttcaaaagaaaattgatttctaGAGGAGCCAACTTTTTGGCTAGTGTTGTATTGAGACCTCATGTTAGTGATTTAACTGGTTCATTCAGATTATACAAGACTGACGTGTTGAGAAAAATCATTGACGTCACTCAATCAAAAGGTTATGTTTTTCAAATGGAAATGATGGTTAGAGCAAAGGCAATGGGGTTCACAGTTGGTGAAGTGCCAATCAGTTTTGTTGATAGATTGTACGGAGAATCAAAATTAGGTGGTGatgaaattgttcaatatgCCAAAGGTGTTTGGACTTTGTTTACAAGTGTTTAAAGACATTGTGTTATCTGTTTCTTTAGGTCGTTTTAATttatgatttatttttgtagCAAAGCAATTGTATCCAAATATATAAATCTGggtatatatatgtgtgtCTGTGGAAGTATTTTGTAGAACTTCGGTTCCATATTTGCTGTAGTAGCAACTACGCGCCAAACACGTCGATAGGCTTCATTCTTGCTTTTAAGAAAAATGGACAGAGAAAGGAAAATTACGGCGtgtagaaaaaaatttttttataatttcttAAACTCCATTTTAATCAGCTAGACTAtaacaaaacaagaaaagttATGTCGAAAgatatttatttgaagaagatacTTGGTGAAGAGTGTGTTTCTCGGATCCGAAACTCAAAAATCCTTATGGTAGGAGCAGGAGGTATTGGATGCGAATTACTTAAAGATTTAGTGTTGACTGGGTATGGGGAAATTCacattgttgatttggatACCGTtactttatcaaatttgaaCCGTCAATTTCTATTTCGTcaaaaagatattgataaatcaaaatcattcaCCATTGCCAGTGCCGTGCAATCATTTAATTATCTCGGAGTCAAGTTGATTCCTCATCATGGCAATGTCATGGATACAAAACAGTTCCCAATTGAATGGTGGGGAcagtttaattttatttttaatgcATTGGATAATTTAGAAGCCAGAAGATATGTAAACAAAATGGCATTGTTTTTGAGAAAGCCATTAATGGAAAGCGGGACTACTGGGTACGCTGGACAAATCCAGCCTATCTATCCGTATTACAGTGAATGTTTTGATTGCCATCCCAAAGAGACCCCCAAATCTTTCCCCGTATGCACTATCAGATCAACACCATCTCAACCAGTTCATTGCATTACCTGGGCTAAGGAGTTTTTGTTTCGTCAACTATTTGATGAAAAcgataattcaaattcaatgaatGATGCCAATCAGATTCAAAATGAAACAGACGACAAAGACGAGTTGGAGAATTTGAACAAAGAGGCcaatgaattaattgaattgcGTTCTAAAATTCTACTGTTAGATCTGAATTCctttattaatgaattgcTCAAAAAGATTTTTAAAGTGGATATTGAAAGATTATTGAGCATTGAAACTTTGTGGAAGGCTAGGAAAAAGCCCATTCCATTAGATATGACTGAATATCGAGAGGCATTACAGCAGTTATTAGAGCAGGAACTGAGTAGTTCAATATTGACTGCAGATACAAAAGTGTGGACCATTTTGGAAAACATCTATTCTTTGTACAAGTCCAGTGAGTCAATTCAAAAACGATTGAAATCTGGTAATGAACCATTTATTACATTTGataaagatgatgaagacactttaatttttgtaGCTGCTGCTTCAAATTTAAGATCTTTTAGTTTTGGCATTCCATTGAAATCCAAATTTGACATCAAGGAAATTGCCGGGAATATTATTCCTGCCATTGCCACTACCAATGCCATTATAGCCGGGTTTTCAAGTTTGTCCGGCACACAATTTTTTCAGCACCAAAAAGATCTTACAAGTTCAGACTTTAGTAACATTTTTAAAAGGGCATCTTCTGTGTTTATTAGTATAAGACCGAATAAGTACATTACTGGCGATAGATTATCAAAACCAGCTGAAAATTGTGCCAGTGATTCACTAACAGCAAGAGGAGTGCTCACAGTTGCATTGAGTGACCTTGCTGTTTTGACTCTCGAAGGATTCATTGATAGACTTGCTTATAAATATGGATATTCCAAAGAAGATATATCTATCCAAATTGGGAAATCGAAGTTAATTTATGATGTTGATTTCGATGACTATCTTCAAACCAAATTGAAGGACGTTCCTGGCGTGGCCAATGGAGAGGTCATGCTAATACAGGATGATGCTGACGAGTTAGAAAACTTAGAATTGTATTTGAATATAAAAGACGATACTGTCGAGTTGAAATTGCCAATATTAGAGTTGAGACCTAAAAAAATGGTCCCACAGCCAAATCATAATGAAGAGAACAATAGTGAGTATGCCAAGGAGTTAGAGGGAGGAACTATTTTattagatgatgatgacgatgagCTGTTTGGAAACGAAATCGAAATacttgatgatgaagaggaGGAAGATATGAAGATTGTAGAACCACCTGtaaagaagagaaaactTGACTAGATCAACTTTGACGGACTTTGTGTATGATTTGTATAACACTAATATTGTATTATCACCATTTTTGCTGTTCGTGTGACGCAATTAGTGTAATGTTTTGATACAACAAAATAGACGACGACGTGTACATTAGCTACCACCGCGAGGACCATATTATTCTGCAACCAATATTCTTAcaacatattttttttgcccTCCGTCCTGTTTTTTTGCGCTGTCCATGTCggggtggtggtgatagTGTTTGTCGTCGCCGTCCTGatctgttttttttgtgcATTTCTTGTCCTCCAATTGCCCTTTTTTTAGTTCGTTTCCAGTGTTAAGCAACACctggattttttttttccacagttgatttttttccttttttttctttttgcttTCCTTTTCtattaaagaatttgttcaatCTTTGGATTAAATATACAACAGATCTATTAAATACAATTGCAGAATCATTATGTCTTGGCAAGCCTACACTGATAACTTAATTGCTAACGGTAAAGTCGATAAAGCAGCCTTATATTCAAGAGCCGGTGACGCATTATGGGCCCAATCGGGATCATTCGAATTACAACAACCAGAAATCACTGAAATTGCCAAAGGTTTCGATAGTGCTGAAGGTTTGCAAACCAGCGGTTTACACGTTCAAGGCCAAAAGTACTTTTTGTTAAGAGCTGACGACAGATCAATTTATGGTAAACACGAAGCCGAGGGTGTTATTTGTGTTAGAACTAAACAAACTATTTTGATCGCCCATTATCCAAGTGGTGTTCAACCAGGTGAAGCTACCACtcttgttgaaaaattagcCGATTACTTGATCAATGTCGGTTATTAGATATTTTCATTGCATCCATGGACGTGCAATACCTGTCCAGATTTAATGGTTGATGTTAAGTATatacaaatatatatatatgtgtgtATGTACCCAAAATAATAGAATGAATTTGGTTGCATTTAATACGTGGCTTTTAGCACAGTTATAATGGATATTGTCTTTGGTGTTACTCTTTTTAGTTCTCTGAATACTTGAAACGAGATCAAATGGCTTTTTACGAATCAATTGTTGTCTACATCAAGATCCAGTGAATAGGactaaaataaaacaagaGTAAATACACTACGTCGTTGAATTCTTTCTCAATGGTCATTGACTGACTACAGTTATCCACTGCCTGCATGCATTTGTGATCATACAAAGAATCAATTGCTAAGACAAATTGTATTGGAGCAAGCTTCGTCATTGACACCTAAAAAGAGCTTTGGTgcactttcttttttacaaaaaagaaacgtGAGAGACATACTGAAGAGAGCAATCGAAAATTGATCCAACCAACACAATTTTTAGTTCAACTTTTATATAACACCGCAAGGTAGTTCTTATGTTTTATTAAAGAATACTCTTTTGCTTGATGAAAAGCTAGTcagatttgaatttgtttttgctAAAACCACTTGCTGGCAAGTTGCATCCTACCCAAAGACTAATTGATTTCCTCATCTATTCCACCAAGCCATATACATCTAGGCAATAACTCTTACTTCAATACATATTAAATTCCATTCATACAACATGACTATGAAACCATTCCCTAATAATAGCTTGTTACTATTAGGACCAGTGTTTTTGGTTGCTAGTGATTTCGTTATCACCAGGTTTTCTCAATCAGGTGCACCTAAAAAGCTTGCAAACAATACAAGACAACAGGCATCTTCGTCcttatcaatatcatcataTAATCCACACTCGTACAGATCTAGCTGGATCCAAAGCCAACTAGAGAAAGAACCTCCCTCCAAATAATGAAACCGGCAATGTTTTGCTACCACCTACAGTGTTGATTGTGGAGACTCttccaacaacaagcaGACGAGAAAATATATATCTTTAATTAAGTCGTTACCCCAACTTGGGAGAGTACTTTTCATTGTCATTTTGCACCGCATTCAGTTCTGTTGTTTCAGTTTGCTTTACTGAGTACTAAGGACGTAGAACAAAAATTAGATAATCTTACGTTTGTAGTGAATGTttagtttcatttttaaatagATTTTGTCAATTCAATAGTATAGTTGTATATTCAAGCAGACACTTAgattcaatcaaatattagCATAGTTTGAGTTTCCTGcatattatttgatttttttcacaTAGAATTTTATTGGTTGAAGTCTCAATGAActgtaaaaaaaaaaatatcttgttcccaaaaaaaaaatacacaCACATCTATTTCACCAACTTATCAGAGTTCTAATACCATACTATATACAACGATAAATCTGCTCAATATGCTTTCTGGAGTAAgacaacaatcaaaattatttacaaaatcaatatcacAAGTTTCAAAAAGATACAATTCGTCACATAACCATCATCACCATGAGCCAGAATCAAAGCCATTGGAAATAACTTTTGCTAAAATATTTGGTGTTGCTGCCATAGCAGGAGGCCTTTTAGTTTACAAgaataaagataaaacCGACAAACCATTGTTCTCCTCAAAGTTTTTTGACGAAATCACCACTGGGGAACGTAGCCACTTAAGAGATGAACAATATGAGAGAAAATACAAGATTGGATACCTTAGAACCTTTGACAGAGATAACGGTGGTATAGGacaacaattgaacaaaGTATCTGCTTACGAATTGccaaacaacaacttaATCCCTGCCCATTCTCCATTTGGAAATCAATTTGGAGTTGGTATCAAGACTAATGAATTGGGACCTAGAAGAGAAAGAGCACAACGTTTCGCTCCCCTTCAACAACCAGCTGAAAATTAGCataaaggaaaagaaagacaAAAGAGGGGATTCAAATCGAACACATAATGGTTGGTATAGACGCAGCTAGTGCATTtgcaatttgttttgttatttGGTTTACTGGTCGCTTTAAACTGGTTTGAATAAACTGACCAGTAGAGACAGACGCATTTTTAGCACAATAATTTGTGACATATTTCGTTTATATGTTTAGTGTAGAATAgataatttacaaaaatattcatcatACTTATAAAATGTACTGCATCGGAACTTGAAAAGTTGATCTTCATTAGACCTTTGCGATCGAGAACTGGAAAGATTCTGTTTAATATGCTCAGTTCTTGGTAGAAGGGTAATATAAACCCGAAGCTGATGTGATGTGCGATATATTAATCTAAGATTCTAGTTGGTTAACTTTTGCTAGTTAGTGTGTCTTGGGACAATATTTCGTCGAGGACTTCACCCCCAACATTCAgaatttcttggtgttaCCACtacttgaatttttttttttgctccgttctttcttttcttccagtccaattttttattctcCTCAACAGTTCTATTATACAACTAAGGACTAACCttgaatgaataaattgacTTTACGATCATTGAGGAGTCTTAATCAAAACAGATTATTTTCGAATTCCCTTAGAAAAATGTCAACAGAATACAACGTCATTATTTACGATTTCCCAAATTCAGACAGATCCAAAGTAAGACCACAACATGTTGCTGACATTCCAGCAAACGTACCAAATCCAATTAGATCTGCTGGTGCAATT
This genomic stretch from Candida albicans SC5314 chromosome 1, complete sequence harbors:
- the NRP1 gene encoding Nrp1p (Ortholog(s) have cytoplasmic stress granule, nucleolus localization); this encodes MSDIYIIIHISTTCDDSPTFVTKDSSELIEFAWETVDSVTLETLYKGSNLVRPTNTPITPYCSKIHRITWDNVKNAGSFKDAITNFDQYVQEHIISKKKEFSIVMFDISKLRVQLVREARDKSVVLPSYLQHPRIFDLPREYLNWQSSHPETLSYPPTSLTNIITALEVEVENISEYVDLPNFSSTPSPSKASATTTTTTANVTAIDVLSSETEPNGKVIANLHAKIAKQLIKKSIPVENHPNVFTRPFDSAQDITAFTSERSKVLYLSNLPNDTTQSELESWFTQYGGRPGGFWTFKSADDNNNNNNNNSNGGKGYQNARKYGISGFVAFNTHEEAVDCLALNGRVLNDRPIEVQASSSKVFDMAMDKLLLTSFPLSKNRPRPGDWTCLSCGFSNFQRRTHCFRCSFAAVAFQDVFNSNTGNANGNGNVSGNHNHNHNSGARRGMNLQPAQANEKIGTGNISIPSYNDPIKGPTGNVTNHLNNSETNLSNNTNLNNNNHHSNNYHNNYHHHNNNNNNHGNSNGNTIHGRSHYNNSVPFRAGDWKCENCMYHNFAKNLCCLKCGVAKPAINNQQNNTIHSVNSTAAAIAAATASGQPLNLNNNAFLNLQQQQSQSQPQGQHHYNQHSRNNNASGASKFNNGYNPKNQYYNNNSKNLSNNFGLNGMHQQNQNQILMYSQQLQQQQQQQQHDLNGSSSSHQSKLQLNNTEGLYRTSGQPNLGYPSINHEVSGPATLRDVSNNSPALNSSSLNSLANHMNSLNLNQ
- the DPM1 gene encoding dolichyl-phosphate beta-D-mannosyltransferase (Dolichol-phosphate mannose synthase catalytic subunit; filament induced; Tup1-regulated; flow model and rat catheter biofilm repressed) yields the protein MTQNKYSVILPTYNEKRNLPILIYLLNKTFTANKLDWEVIIVDDNSPDGTQEIAKKLIDIFGPEHIQLRPRAGKLGLGTAYVHGLQFVTGNFVIIMDADFSHHPEAIPEFIAKQKSQDYDIVTGTRYAGDGGVFGWDFKRKLISRGANFLASVVLRPHVSDLTGSFRLYKTDVLRKIIDVTQSKGYVFQMEMMVRAKAMGFTVGEVPISFVDRLYGESKLGGDEIVQYAKGVWTLFTSV
- the UBA2 gene encoding E1 ubiquitin-activating protein (Ortholog(s) have SUMO activating enzyme activity, role in protein sumoylation and SUMO activating enzyme complex localization), with the protein product MSKDIYLKKILGEECVSRIRNSKILMVGAGGIGCELLKDLVLTGYGEIHIVDLDTVTLSNLNRQFLFRQKDIDKSKSFTIASAVQSFNYLGVKLIPHHGNVMDTKQFPIEWWGQFNFIFNALDNLEARRYVNKMALFLRKPLMESGTTGYAGQIQPIYPYYSECFDCHPKETPKSFPVCTIRSTPSQPVHCITWAKEFLFRQLFDENDNSNSMNDANQIQNETDDKDELENLNKEANELIELRSKILSLDSNSFINELLKKIFKVDIERLLSIETLWKARKKPIPLDMTEYREALQQLLEQESSSSILTADTKVWTILENIYSLYKSSESIQKRLKSGNEPFITFDKDDEDTLIFVAAASNLRSFSFGIPLKSKFDIKEIAGNIIPAIATTNAIIAGFSSLSGTQFFQHQKDLTSSDFSNIFKRASSVFISIRPNKYITGDRLSKPAENCASDSLTARGVLTVALSDLAVLTLEGFIDRLAYKYGYSKEDISIQIGKSKLIYDVDFDDYLQTKLKDVPGVANGEVMLIQDDADELENLELYLNIKDDTVELKLPILELRPKKMVPQPNHNEENNSEYAKELEGGTILLDDDDDESFGNEIEILDDEEEEDMKIVEPPVKKRKLD
- the PFY1 gene encoding profilin (Profilin; functional homolog of S. cerevisiae Pfy1; hyphae, macrophage/pseudohyphal-induced; regulated by Nrg1, Tup1; gene lacks intron (unlike S. cerevisiae PFY1); complements growth of S. cerevisiae srv2 mutant; nonessential), encoding MSWQAYTDNLIANGKVDKAALYSRAGDALWAQSGSFELQQPEITEIAKGFDSAEGLQTSGLHVQGQKYFLLRADDRSIYGKHEAEGVICVRTKQTILIAHYPSGVQPGEATTLVEKLADYLINVGY
- a CDS encoding uncharacterized protein (Ortholog of C. parapsilosis CDC317 : CPAR2_804320, Candida tenuis NRRL Y-1498 : CANTEDRAFT_114112, Debaryomyces hansenii CBS767 : DEHA2G14938g and Candida orthopsilosis Co 90-125 : CORT_0A04360), with the protein product MKPFPNNSLLLLGPVFLVASDFVITRFSQSGAPKKLANNTRQQASSSLSISSYNPHSYRSSWIQSQLEKEPPSK
- a CDS encoding uncharacterized protein (Protein of unknown function; Hap43-repressed gene; repressed by nitric oxide) — its product is MLSGVRQQSKLFTKSISQVSKRYNSSHNHHHHEPESKPLEITFAKIFGVAAIAGGLLVYKNKDKTDKPLFSSKFFDEITTGERSHLRDEQYERKYKIGYLRTFDRDNGGIGQQLNKVSAYELPNNNLIPAHSPFGNQFGVGIKTNELGPRRERAQRFAPLQQPAEN